The following proteins are co-located in the Gorilla gorilla gorilla isolate KB3781 chromosome 18, NHGRI_mGorGor1-v2.1_pri, whole genome shotgun sequence genome:
- the LOC115931075 gene encoding serine/threonine-protein kinase SMG1-like, with protein MLPSYFSTNFRDTVDILVGWHIDHTQKPSLTQQVSGWLQSLEPFWVADLAFSTTLLGQFLEDMEAYAEDFSQVASGESVDEDVPPPSVSLPKLSALLRVFSTVILYRVMRCVTAANQVFFSEAVLTAANECVGVLLGSLDPSMTIHGDMVITYGLDQLENCQTRGTDYIISVLNLLMLIVEQINTKLPSSFVEKLFIPSSKLLFLCYHKEKEVVAVAHAVYQAMLSLKNIPVLETAYKLILGEMTCALNDLLHSLQLPEACSEIKHEAFKNHVFNVDNAKFVVKFDLSALTTIGNAKNSLIGKHSYRLNIPYLKYLGLEVFLILDFGILFFFWR; from the exons ATGTTACCCTCATATTTCAGCACTAATTTTAGG GATACAGTTGATATATTAGTTGGATGGCATATAGATCATACTCAGAAACCTTCGCTCACGCAGCAGGTATCTG GGTGGTTGCAGAGTTTGGAGCCATTTTGGGTAGCTGATCTTGCATTTTCTACGACTCTTCTTGGTCAGTTTCTAGAAGACATGGAAGCATATGCTGAG GACTTCAGCCAAGTGGCCTCTGGGGAATCAGTGGATGAAGACGTGCCTCCTCCATCAGTGTCATTACCAAAGCTGTCTGCGCTTCTCCGGGTATTTAGTACTGTG ATTCTGTACAGAGTAATGAGATGTGTGACGGCTGCAAACCAGGTGTTTTTTTCTGAGGCTGTGTTGACAGCTGCTAATGAGTGTGTTGGTGTTTTGCTCGGCAGCTTGGATCCTAGCATGACTATACATGGTGACATGGTCATTACATATGGATTAGACCAACTGGAGAATTGCCAGACTCGTGGTACCGATTATATCATCTCAGTCTTGAATTTACTCATGCTG atTGTTGAACAGATAAATACAAAACTGCCATCATCATTTGTAGAAAAACTGTTTATACCATCATCTAAACTACTATTCTTGTgttatcataaagaaaaagag gttgTTGCTGTAGCCCATGCTGTTTATCAAGCAATGCTCAGCTTGAAGAATATTCCTGTTTTGGAGACTGCCTATAAGTTAATATTGGGAGAAATGACTTGTGCCCTAAACGACCTCCTGCACAGTCTGCAACTTCCTGAGGCCTGTTCTGAAATAAAACATGAGGCTTTTAAGAATCATGTGTTCAATGTAGACAATGCAAAATTTGTAGTTAAATTTGACCTCAGTGCCCTGACTACAATTGGAAATGCCAAAAACTCACTAATAGGG AAACATTCATACAGGTTGAATATTCCTTATCTGAAATACTTGGGACTGGAAGTGTTtttgattttggattttggaatacttttttttttttggagatag